A genomic window from Haladaptatus caseinilyticus includes:
- the hpt gene encoding hypoxanthine/guanine phosphoribosyltransferase produces the protein MDQLKQSLLEAPIIEKDGYHYFVHPISDGIPMLKPTLLREIVIKIIRKADLENVDKIVTPAAMGIHISTAVSLMTDIPLVVIRKRKYGLEGEVALSQQTGYSENEMYINNVDEGDRVLLLDDVLSTGGTMKAVTEALEYIGADVVDVCAVIKKVGANELDDTDYQVKTLINVDVVDGEVVIADEHGDG, from the coding sequence ATGGACCAGTTGAAGCAGTCGCTTCTCGAAGCGCCAATCATCGAGAAAGACGGGTACCACTACTTCGTACATCCTATCAGCGACGGAATTCCGATGCTGAAACCGACACTGCTGCGTGAAATCGTCATCAAAATCATCCGGAAGGCGGACCTGGAAAACGTCGATAAAATCGTCACGCCCGCCGCGATGGGGATTCACATTTCGACTGCCGTCTCGCTGATGACCGACATCCCGCTGGTGGTCATCCGAAAACGAAAGTACGGCTTGGAAGGCGAGGTTGCACTCTCCCAACAAACCGGCTACTCCGAGAACGAGATGTACATCAACAACGTCGATGAGGGCGACCGCGTCCTCCTGCTGGACGACGTGCTCAGTACCGGCGGAACGATGAAAGCCGTCACCGAGGCGCTCGAATATATCGGCGCTGACGTAGTGGACGTGTGTGCCGTCATCAAGAAAGTGGGTGCAAACGAACTCGACGACACCGACTACCAAGTGAAGACGCTCATCAACGTGGACGTGGTGGACGGCGAAGTCGTCATCGCGGACGAACACGGCGACGGGTGA
- a CDS encoding ABC transporter ATP-binding protein — MASEHDADPLVEIDNVSKLFDLSQGVVDRLLGREAQPVRAVQNVDLTINRGDIMGIAGESGCGKTTLGKLLVKLYDPTDGTITFDGRDVTELSREDERVFRQRVQMIFQDPFESLNPRMTVFQSVEEPLKINDIGDGYQDRRERVIQVLNDVGLSPAEAYLNEFPKELSGGERQRVAIARALVVNPDFVVCDEPVSMLDVSIRAGVLNLMKELQDEYGLTYLFISHDLSLIRYMCDRTAIMYLGDIIEQGPTSEVVTNSKHPYTEALFDAVPEIDPGAQRHRANVTGEVPNPRDPPTGCRFHPRCAKIIPPNDWSGSQEAFRRAFQFKRRVLQGDIEAEGFDGNDQRVEVDRLLETGLALELPEEHRLDAETDGRVDMSALDMPRQAENALRSVARDLIEGNVEDAQEQLDREFQTVCERSHPDLRRTDEQLAACHLFESSASNKEAVAPDVSD; from the coding sequence ATGGCATCAGAACACGACGCAGACCCACTAGTAGAAATCGATAACGTCTCGAAGTTGTTCGACCTGTCGCAAGGTGTCGTCGACCGACTGCTTGGACGTGAAGCACAACCAGTCCGAGCCGTCCAGAACGTCGATCTCACCATCAACCGAGGCGACATCATGGGTATCGCCGGCGAATCCGGCTGTGGAAAGACAACGCTCGGAAAGCTGCTGGTGAAGCTGTACGACCCCACGGACGGGACGATTACGTTCGACGGCCGGGATGTAACCGAACTCTCACGTGAGGACGAGCGGGTGTTCCGCCAGCGTGTCCAGATGATCTTTCAAGATCCGTTCGAGAGCCTGAACCCACGGATGACCGTGTTCCAGTCGGTCGAGGAACCGTTGAAGATAAACGACATCGGTGACGGCTACCAAGACCGACGGGAGCGAGTCATCCAGGTACTTAACGACGTAGGGCTGTCGCCTGCCGAAGCGTACCTCAACGAGTTCCCGAAGGAACTATCCGGCGGGGAGCGACAGCGTGTCGCGATTGCGCGTGCGCTGGTCGTCAATCCCGATTTCGTCGTCTGTGACGAGCCCGTCTCGATGCTCGACGTGTCGATTCGGGCGGGCGTACTGAACCTGATGAAGGAACTGCAGGACGAGTACGGCCTGACGTACCTGTTCATCAGCCACGACCTATCCCTCATCCGCTACATGTGCGACCGAACTGCGATCATGTATCTCGGTGATATCATCGAGCAGGGACCGACGAGCGAAGTGGTGACGAACTCGAAACATCCGTACACGGAGGCGCTGTTCGACGCGGTGCCGGAAATCGATCCTGGAGCACAACGACATCGGGCGAACGTCACCGGTGAAGTTCCGAACCCCCGCGACCCACCGACTGGATGTCGATTCCATCCACGATGCGCGAAAATCATCCCACCGAACGATTGGTCGGGAAGTCAGGAAGCGTTCCGGCGAGCCTTCCAATTCAAACGCCGGGTGTTGCAGGGCGACATCGAAGCGGAAGGCTTCGACGGAAACGACCAGCGAGTCGAGGTTGACCGACTGCTCGAAACTGGTCTCGCATTGGAGCTTCCGGAGGAGCATCGTCTCGACGCCGAAACCGATGGTCGGGTCGATATGAGCGCACTCGATATGCCTCGGCAGGCCGAGAACGCGCTCCGGTCCGTGGCTCGTGATCTCATTGAGGGGAACGTCGAAGATGCGCAGGAACAACTCGACCGAGAGTTCCAGACGGTTTGTGAACGGAGTCATCCTGATCTCAGACGGACAGATGAGCAGCTGGCCGCATGCCATCTCTTCGAATCGTCCGCCTCGAACAAGGAAGCAGTCGCACCCGACGTTTCCGACTAA
- a CDS encoding ABC transporter ATP-binding protein, translating to MSLLEVNDLCVRYDAGDKQVHAVDGVTFDVDHGETYGLVGESGCGKTTLAKSLIHLLDSNGYIESGEIWFDGTLPEWEDTNGNARQEIIDDDRYPVRADGKTDLAQLDNQQIRDIRWRDIALVPQSAMNALNPVYKVGDQITEAILRHEPGTTEAEADERARDLIERVGIEPNRADDYAHQFSGGMKQRAVIAMAMACNPDLLIADEPTTALDVIIQDRILEELEALQEEFNVAILVVSHDVSVMAEICDKLAVMYGGKMMENGPMAEVLDEAANPYTLGLKNSFPTVEDEQQELISIPGSPPTLLDPNDGCRFAPRCPFAVDECHSAHPPGYDVQQAKTGKRMEATSPDVHRSACYRIDELETMRTEARKEEKWHQNTTQTH from the coding sequence ATGTCATTGTTAGAAGTAAACGACCTTTGTGTTCGCTACGACGCCGGGGACAAGCAGGTGCACGCCGTCGATGGCGTCACGTTCGATGTCGACCACGGCGAGACGTACGGTCTCGTCGGCGAGTCGGGGTGTGGAAAGACGACGCTTGCCAAATCGCTCATTCACTTGCTCGATTCGAACGGGTATATCGAAAGTGGCGAAATCTGGTTCGACGGAACCCTCCCCGAGTGGGAGGACACGAACGGAAACGCACGACAGGAGATCATCGACGACGACCGCTACCCGGTACGAGCGGACGGTAAAACCGACCTCGCCCAACTGGACAACCAGCAGATTCGGGATATCCGCTGGCGGGATATCGCACTCGTTCCACAGAGCGCGATGAATGCGCTCAACCCGGTGTACAAGGTCGGCGACCAGATTACCGAAGCGATCCTTCGTCACGAACCGGGGACGACCGAAGCGGAAGCGGACGAACGTGCCCGTGACCTCATCGAACGCGTCGGCATCGAACCGAACCGCGCAGACGATTACGCCCACCAGTTCAGTGGCGGGATGAAACAGCGTGCCGTCATCGCGATGGCGATGGCGTGCAACCCGGATTTGCTCATCGCCGACGAGCCGACGACGGCACTCGATGTCATCATACAGGACCGCATCCTGGAGGAACTCGAAGCGCTCCAGGAGGAGTTCAACGTGGCCATCCTCGTCGTGAGCCACGATGTCAGCGTCATGGCCGAGATCTGTGACAAACTCGCCGTCATGTACGGCGGCAAGATGATGGAAAACGGCCCGATGGCCGAGGTACTCGACGAGGCCGCGAACCCGTACACGCTCGGGTTGAAAAACTCGTTCCCGACGGTCGAGGACGAACAACAGGAGCTCATCTCGATACCGGGGTCACCGCCGACGCTCCTCGACCCGAACGACGGCTGTCGGTTTGCGCCTCGATGTCCGTTCGCCGTGGACGAGTGCCATTCGGCACATCCGCCGGGATACGATGTCCAACAGGCAAAGACGGGAAAACGAATGGAAGCAACGTCGCCCGACGTTCATCGGTCGGCATGCTATCGCATCGACGAACTCGAAACGATGCGCACTGAAGCGCGCAAGGAGGAAAAATGGCATCAGAACACGACGCAGACCCACTAG
- a CDS encoding ABC transporter permease: MSTQSESTSAISSLQERWEPRIERFRRGWSRYTQHKMGVLGILILLMYILWALFPSWFAPHDLQWGAFIGNDQYARLTLQQKQQLPHPPAFGDPFFAPLGTNSEGQGVLTLLVYGARKALYIGFAAGILSSLVGVPLGLISGFYGDTWVDETIQRIVDVMYGMPFLPFLIVLVAIRGIKTENIIFGIAITSWLNNCILIRGETLSLKERAYVESARVAGASDTRIVFRHILPNVVPLAFVFLAQDAAAAILAQASLAYLGLAEFDSVSWGMMIENVKANGHVFDAPWWLIPPGLAITSIAAAFYFIGFSVEDVANPQE, from the coding sequence ATGTCGACACAATCAGAAAGCACGTCCGCTATCAGTTCGCTTCAAGAACGCTGGGAACCGCGCATCGAACGCTTCCGGCGGGGATGGAGCCGATATACACAGCACAAGATGGGCGTCCTCGGGATACTCATCCTGCTCATGTACATCCTCTGGGCGCTCTTCCCATCATGGTTCGCTCCCCACGACTTGCAGTGGGGGGCGTTCATCGGGAACGATCAATATGCTCGGTTGACGCTGCAACAGAAACAGCAACTACCACATCCGCCCGCGTTCGGTGACCCGTTCTTCGCGCCGCTCGGAACGAACTCGGAAGGCCAAGGAGTGCTGACGCTTCTCGTGTACGGTGCGAGGAAGGCACTGTACATCGGATTCGCCGCCGGAATCCTCTCCAGCCTCGTCGGCGTTCCGCTCGGACTCATCAGCGGGTTCTACGGCGACACGTGGGTCGACGAGACCATCCAGCGCATCGTCGACGTGATGTACGGGATGCCGTTCCTGCCGTTCCTCATCGTACTCGTCGCAATTCGCGGTATCAAAACGGAGAACATCATCTTCGGCATCGCGATCACGTCGTGGCTCAACAACTGCATCCTCATTCGTGGGGAGACGCTCTCGCTCAAGGAACGGGCGTACGTCGAGTCCGCACGGGTCGCTGGCGCCAGCGACACGCGAATCGTGTTCCGGCACATCCTCCCGAACGTCGTGCCGCTCGCATTCGTGTTTCTGGCACAGGATGCCGCGGCGGCGATTCTCGCACAGGCATCGCTCGCGTATCTCGGTCTCGCTGAGTTCGACAGCGTGTCGTGGGGCATGATGATCGAGAATGTGAAAGCAAATGGACACGTATTCGACGCGCCGTGGTGGCTGATTCCGCCGGGACTGGCGATCACGTCCATCGCGGCCGCGTTCTACTTCATCGGATTCTCGGTGGAGGACGTCGCCAACCCACAGGAGTAA
- a CDS encoding ABC transporter permease: protein MSRISTRYLAKRLVVSYLTLLVIMTILFVLIRSMPGSFISTMITPEMKPPQIERLRETWGLNKPLWEQYMSFMVNYQVGEFGRSPTHKEPVWDLLVRRFPRTIILFGAGFVVAYTVGPLVGMYLGWWRGTLKDKTTYVTGLTMYSMPAFWIAWLFIWLFNYKLGWLKSEFMVDQFGIANWTPWLAMTNILHHIALPLFSISFVGWVGAMLVMRPSMNNVTGEDYVFLARAKGLSERTVMMKHAARNALIPVATQAIVGLAFLIDGSIIIENVFSWPGIGKLIVNAVMRHDYPVTQAAFFLLAVLIIVMRLVTDVAYTYLDPRIKFGGKQ from the coding sequence ATGAGTAGGATTAGCACCCGCTATCTCGCAAAGCGGCTTGTCGTCTCCTATCTGACCCTACTGGTAATAATGACGATTCTGTTCGTGCTCATTCGGAGCATGCCGGGGTCGTTCATTTCCACCATGATCACGCCGGAGATGAAGCCGCCACAGATCGAACGGCTCCGGGAGACGTGGGGGCTCAACAAACCGCTGTGGGAACAGTATATGAGTTTCATGGTCAACTATCAGGTCGGCGAGTTCGGCCGTTCGCCGACCCACAAGGAACCCGTGTGGGACCTCCTTGTTCGACGGTTCCCGCGCACGATCATTCTATTCGGTGCCGGATTCGTCGTCGCGTACACCGTCGGCCCGCTCGTCGGAATGTATCTCGGCTGGTGGCGCGGCACCCTGAAGGATAAGACGACGTACGTTACGGGACTGACGATGTACTCCATGCCGGCGTTTTGGATCGCATGGCTGTTCATCTGGTTGTTCAACTACAAACTGGGTTGGTTGAAAAGCGAGTTCATGGTCGATCAGTTCGGAATCGCGAATTGGACGCCGTGGTTGGCGATGACGAACATCTTACACCACATCGCGCTCCCGTTGTTCAGCATTTCCTTCGTCGGTTGGGTCGGGGCGATGCTCGTCATGCGTCCGTCCATGAACAACGTCACCGGGGAGGATTACGTCTTCCTCGCGCGGGCGAAGGGCCTCAGCGAACGTACCGTGATGATGAAACACGCGGCCCGCAACGCGCTGATTCCGGTTGCGACGCAGGCGATCGTCGGACTGGCGTTTCTCATAGACGGCAGTATCATCATCGAAAACGTGTTCAGTTGGCCCGGTATCGGGAAACTGATCGTGAACGCGGTAATGAGACACGACTACCCCGTCACGCAGGCGGCGTTCTTCCTACTCGCCGTCCTCATCATCGTGATGCGGTTGGTGACGGACGTCGCGTACACGTATCTCGATCCACGGATCAAGTTCGGGGGGAAACAATAG